The Flavobacterium commune genome contains a region encoding:
- the msrA gene encoding peptide-methionine (S)-S-oxide reductase MsrA — translation MKKSFLIILFLSLCMTGQNNSQKSNLNLETITLGGGCYWCIEAIFENLVGVKTVVSGFSGGKIANPSYEAVCTGKTGHAEVVQITFDKNATNLDEILKVFFTVHDPTTLNRQGADVGTQYRSVIFYKNEEQRKTAQEIINDLNKSKAYNNPIVTIVEPFKNFYEAEDNHQDYYEYNKNKPYCRLVIQPKMEKFEKVFKDRLKKKK, via the coding sequence ATGAAAAAATCATTTCTAATAATTCTTTTCTTATCATTATGCATGACAGGACAAAATAATTCCCAAAAAAGCAATCTTAACCTGGAGACCATAACACTTGGCGGAGGTTGCTATTGGTGTATTGAAGCTATTTTCGAAAATTTAGTTGGAGTAAAAACAGTCGTTTCAGGTTTTTCAGGTGGAAAAATCGCCAATCCAAGCTATGAAGCAGTTTGCACAGGAAAAACAGGTCATGCCGAAGTAGTCCAAATTACTTTTGATAAAAATGCTACGAATTTAGACGAAATCCTAAAAGTCTTTTTTACCGTACACGATCCAACAACATTGAATCGTCAGGGTGCTGATGTAGGAACGCAATATCGTTCTGTAATTTTTTACAAAAATGAAGAACAAAGAAAAACAGCTCAGGAAATCATTAATGATTTAAACAAATCTAAAGCTTACAATAATCCTATTGTCACGATAGTAGAACCCTTCAAAAACTTTTACGAAGCCGAAGACAATCATCAGGATTATTACGAGTACAACAAAAACAAACCCTACTGTAGATTAGTAATCCAACCCAAAATGGAAAAATTTGAAAAGGTTTTTAAAGACCGATTGAAAAAGAAAAAATAA
- a CDS encoding NAD(P)/FAD-dependent oxidoreductase, translating into MPKELLLQVTPEIAANELLLKDYLSKQIKVAPKEIQHVSILKRSIDARQKAIKINLKVLIYLKGEAFQENVLQLPDYPNVANAQEVIVVGAGPAGLFAALQLIELGLKPIVVERGKDVRGRRRDLKAINRDHIVDEDSNYCFGEGGAGTYSDGKLYTRSKKRGDVNRILELLVAFGATPDILVDAHPHIGTNKLPKIIEDIREKIKECGGQVLFETRVTDILIKNNEVEGIVTQNGDRILANKLILATGHSARDIFELLDRKKIFIEAKPFALGVRAEHPQSLIDSIQYSCDYRGELLPPAPYSIVKQVVGRGMYSFCMCPGGVIAPCATSPGEVVTNGWSPSKRDQATANSGIVVELKLEDFKPFAKFGALAGMEFQKSIEQKAWHLAGGTQKVPAQKMIDFTQSKVSAAIPKTSYVPGTTSVELGQVFPGFLTQILRQGFAEFGKSMRGYMTNEAVLHAPESRTSSPVRIPRDGITLEHLQIKGLYPCGEGAGYAGGIISAAIDGEKCALMIGEALNKKPRIIS; encoded by the coding sequence ATGCCCAAAGAACTTTTACTTCAGGTAACACCGGAAATAGCTGCCAACGAATTGTTGCTTAAAGATTATTTGTCAAAGCAAATAAAAGTTGCTCCAAAGGAAATTCAGCATGTTAGTATTTTAAAACGTTCGATTGATGCGCGCCAAAAAGCGATAAAAATCAATTTAAAAGTGCTTATTTATTTAAAAGGAGAAGCTTTTCAGGAAAACGTATTGCAGCTTCCTGATTACCCTAATGTAGCAAATGCCCAAGAAGTTATTGTTGTAGGAGCCGGTCCGGCAGGACTTTTTGCAGCTTTGCAATTGATAGAATTGGGTTTAAAACCAATAGTTGTCGAGCGTGGAAAAGACGTTCGTGGTCGTCGTCGTGATTTGAAAGCTATCAATCGCGATCATATTGTAGATGAAGATTCTAATTATTGTTTTGGTGAAGGTGGAGCAGGAACTTATTCTGATGGAAAATTATATACCCGTTCTAAGAAAAGAGGTGATGTCAACCGAATTTTAGAATTGTTGGTTGCTTTTGGCGCTACTCCGGATATTTTAGTAGATGCACATCCGCATATTGGAACTAATAAACTGCCAAAGATTATCGAAGATATTCGAGAGAAAATAAAAGAATGCGGTGGTCAGGTTTTATTTGAAACCCGGGTAACTGATATCCTGATAAAAAATAATGAGGTAGAAGGAATCGTAACCCAAAATGGAGACAGAATTCTGGCTAATAAATTAATTCTGGCGACAGGACATTCAGCCAGAGATATTTTTGAATTGTTGGATAGAAAAAAAATATTTATAGAGGCAAAACCTTTTGCTTTAGGTGTTCGGGCTGAACATCCACAATCGTTAATAGACAGTATTCAGTATAGTTGTGATTACCGTGGTGAATTATTACCGCCGGCACCTTACAGTATTGTGAAACAGGTAGTAGGAAGAGGAATGTATTCTTTTTGTATGTGTCCGGGAGGTGTAATTGCTCCTTGCGCTACAAGTCCGGGCGAAGTGGTGACTAACGGTTGGTCTCCTTCTAAAAGAGATCAGGCTACCGCCAATTCAGGGATTGTGGTCGAATTAAAATTAGAAGATTTTAAGCCTTTTGCTAAGTTTGGTGCTTTGGCAGGAATGGAATTCCAAAAAAGTATTGAGCAAAAAGCCTGGCATTTGGCGGGCGGAACCCAAAAAGTACCTGCTCAAAAAATGATTGATTTTACGCAGTCGAAAGTTTCTGCAGCAATTCCTAAAACCTCTTATGTTCCGGGAACAACTTCTGTTGAATTAGGACAGGTTTTTCCGGGTTTTTTAACCCAAATTTTGCGTCAGGGATTTGCTGAATTTGGAAAATCCATGCGTGGTTATATGACTAACGAAGCCGTTCTGCACGCGCCGGAATCCAGAACATCATCGCCGGTGCGAATCCCGAGAGACGGAATCACATTAGAGCATTTGCAAATAAAAGGCTTGTATCCATGTGGAGAAGGGGCAGGTTATGCGGGCGGAATTATTTCTGCGGCAATTGATGGTGAAAAATGTGCTTTGATGATTGGCGAAGCTTTAAATAAAAAACCTCGAATTATAAGCTAA
- a CDS encoding ATP-dependent DNA helicase RecQ: MNSNEIDIHKELKKYFGFSQFKGLQEQVITSLMNKQNTFVIMPTGGGKSLCYQLPALIQEGTAVVVSPLIALMKNQVDAIRSLSSENGIAHVLNSSLTKTETAQVKKDITSGLTKLLYVAPESLTKEENVSFLKSVPISFVAIDEAHCISEWGHDFRPEYRNLKNIIKQLGDVPVIGLTATATPKVQEDILKNLEMSNAVTFKASFNRPNLYYEVRTKTKNVESDIIRFIKQHKGKSGVIYCLSRKKVEAIAEVLKVNGISAVPYHAGLDAKTRAKHQDMFLMEDVEVVVATIAFGMGIDKPDVRFVIHHDIPKSLESYYQETGRAGRDGGEGHCLAYYSYKDVEKLEKFMSGKPVAEQEIGFALLQEVVAYAETSMSRRKFLLHYFGEEFDSETGEGADMDDNVRNPKTKVEAKNEVVKLLEVVRDTKHLYKSKEIVFTLIGRVNAVIKAHRTDSQSFFGCGVAHDEKYWMALLRQVLVEGFLSKDIETYGIVKITQKGLDFIANPTSFMMSEDHEYSDAEDEAIVTAAKSAGTADEALMEMLRDLRKKVAKKLGVPPFVVFQEPSLEDMALKYPISQAELINIHGVGEGKAKKYGAEFIALINRYVEDNDIIRPDDLVVKSTGTNSANKLYIIQNIDRKLSLDDIAKAKGLTMDALIKEMEQIVYAGTKLNIKYWIDDMLDEDQQEEIHDYFMESKTDKIEEALKEFEGDYDIDELRLMRIKFISEVAN, from the coding sequence ATGAATTCAAACGAAATTGATATCCATAAAGAATTAAAGAAATATTTTGGCTTTAGTCAATTTAAGGGATTACAAGAACAAGTGATTACAAGCTTAATGAATAAGCAAAATACATTTGTGATAATGCCTACAGGTGGAGGGAAATCGTTGTGTTACCAACTACCTGCTTTAATACAGGAAGGAACTGCAGTAGTAGTTTCTCCATTAATTGCTTTAATGAAAAATCAGGTTGATGCTATACGAAGTTTGTCTTCAGAAAATGGTATCGCCCATGTTTTAAATTCTTCGCTTACTAAAACAGAAACCGCTCAGGTTAAAAAAGACATTACTTCAGGATTGACTAAATTGCTATATGTTGCTCCGGAATCATTAACCAAAGAAGAGAATGTCAGTTTCTTAAAAAGTGTACCCATTTCTTTTGTTGCTATTGATGAAGCACATTGTATCTCAGAATGGGGGCATGATTTTAGACCGGAATACAGAAATCTAAAAAACATTATAAAACAGTTGGGCGATGTACCTGTAATAGGACTTACTGCTACAGCAACTCCAAAGGTGCAGGAAGATATTTTGAAGAATTTAGAAATGTCTAATGCGGTTACTTTTAAAGCTTCGTTTAACAGACCTAATTTGTATTACGAAGTACGTACCAAAACAAAGAACGTAGAATCGGATATTATTCGATTTATCAAACAACATAAAGGAAAATCAGGTGTAATCTACTGTTTGAGCCGAAAAAAAGTTGAGGCCATTGCTGAGGTGTTAAAAGTGAATGGTATTAGTGCTGTTCCATATCACGCCGGATTGGATGCTAAAACCCGAGCCAAACATCAGGATATGTTTTTGATGGAAGATGTAGAGGTTGTGGTTGCAACCATTGCTTTTGGGATGGGAATTGATAAACCCGATGTACGCTTTGTAATTCACCATGATATTCCTAAATCTTTAGAAAGCTATTATCAGGAAACAGGTCGCGCGGGTCGTGATGGAGGCGAAGGACATTGTTTAGCCTATTATTCTTATAAAGATGTGGAGAAATTAGAAAAATTCATGTCAGGAAAACCGGTAGCTGAGCAGGAAATTGGCTTCGCTTTATTACAGGAAGTGGTAGCTTATGCCGAAACTTCTATGTCCAGAAGAAAATTTTTACTGCATTATTTTGGTGAGGAATTCGACAGTGAAACTGGAGAAGGAGCCGATATGGATGACAATGTCAGAAATCCAAAAACTAAGGTTGAGGCTAAGAACGAAGTTGTTAAATTGCTTGAAGTTGTTCGTGATACCAAACATTTATATAAATCTAAAGAAATTGTATTTACGTTGATAGGACGCGTAAATGCTGTTATTAAGGCACATCGTACCGATTCGCAATCTTTTTTTGGTTGTGGTGTGGCTCATGACGAAAAGTACTGGATGGCATTGTTGAGACAGGTTTTGGTAGAAGGCTTTTTATCAAAGGATATTGAAACTTACGGGATTGTAAAAATTACCCAAAAAGGATTGGATTTTATCGCAAATCCTACTTCGTTTATGATGTCTGAAGATCATGAATACAGTGATGCTGAAGATGAGGCAATTGTAACCGCTGCAAAATCTGCTGGTACGGCCGATGAGGCTTTGATGGAAATGTTACGTGATTTGCGTAAAAAAGTAGCCAAAAAATTAGGAGTGCCTCCGTTTGTGGTTTTTCAAGAACCTTCATTGGAAGATATGGCTTTGAAATATCCTATTTCTCAAGCGGAATTGATTAATATTCACGGGGTAGGAGAAGGTAAGGCTAAGAAATATGGCGCTGAATTTATTGCGTTAATCAATAGATATGTTGAGGATAACGATATTATCAGGCCTGATGATTTGGTAGTGAAATCTACAGGAACTAATTCAGCTAATAAATTATATATCATTCAAAACATCGATAGAAAATTGTCTTTAGATGATATTGCTAAGGCAAAAGGATTAACAATGGATGCTTTGATTAAAGAAATGGAGCAAATTGTATATGCTGGAACAAAACTGAATATAAAATATTGGATAGACGATATGCTTGATGAAGATCAGCAGGAAGAAATTCACGATTATTTTATGGAATCTAAAACCGATAAAATAGAAGAAGCCTTAAAGGAATTTGAAGGAGATTATGATATCGACGAATTGCGTTTAATGCGAATTAAATTTATAAGTGAAGTAGCGAACTAG
- a CDS encoding KpsF/GutQ family sugar-phosphate isomerase, whose protein sequence is MISKENILAIAKKTILSESEAIIKLIDYLDDNFSKAVEIIFQSKGRLVVTGIGKSAIIGQKMVATFNSTGTPSMFLHAAEAIHGDLGMIQKEDVIICISKSGNSPEIKALIPLLKRDGNPLIGISGNSSSALAKGSDCVLNTTVDSEACPINLAPTNSTTAQLVMGDALAISLMEMRDFKAEDFAKYHPGGALGKKLLLKVKDLIEHNQKPIVSPNTLVKKVIFEISEKRLGVTAVVENNEVVGIITDGDIRRMLNDRDTFTDLTAKDIMTKNPKSIQSETMAIDALQILENHSITQLIVIDNKEYKGVLHLHDILKEGIL, encoded by the coding sequence TTGATATCCAAAGAAAATATATTGGCTATTGCCAAAAAGACTATATTGTCTGAAAGTGAAGCAATTATAAAACTCATTGACTACCTCGATGATAACTTTTCAAAAGCTGTAGAAATTATCTTTCAATCAAAAGGCCGGCTAGTCGTTACCGGGATTGGAAAAAGTGCCATCATTGGACAAAAAATGGTAGCTACCTTTAACTCAACAGGCACGCCATCTATGTTTCTTCACGCTGCCGAAGCAATCCACGGCGACTTAGGAATGATACAAAAAGAAGATGTGATTATTTGTATTTCCAAAAGCGGAAACAGCCCTGAAATAAAAGCCCTTATACCTTTATTAAAAAGAGATGGAAATCCATTGATAGGAATTAGCGGAAACAGCAGTTCTGCTCTTGCAAAAGGTTCCGATTGCGTTTTAAACACCACTGTAGATTCTGAAGCCTGCCCTATCAACTTAGCTCCTACCAACAGCACAACAGCACAATTAGTTATGGGAGACGCATTAGCCATTAGCTTAATGGAAATGCGCGATTTTAAAGCTGAAGATTTTGCTAAATACCATCCCGGAGGTGCTTTAGGAAAAAAACTATTATTAAAAGTAAAAGACTTGATTGAACACAATCAAAAACCGATTGTAAGTCCGAATACCCTTGTAAAGAAAGTTATTTTTGAAATTTCAGAAAAAAGACTTGGGGTTACAGCCGTTGTAGAAAACAACGAAGTAGTAGGAATCATCACCGATGGAGATATCCGCAGGATGCTGAACGACAGAGATACTTTTACCGATTTGACTGCCAAAGACATCATGACCAAAAACCCAAAGTCGATTCAATCGGAGACAATGGCAATTGATGCTTTGCAAATACTGGAAAACCACTCCATCACCCAACTTATCGTGATAGACAATAAAGAATACAAAGGTGTTTTACACCTACATGACATACTAAAAGAAGGAATCCTATAA
- the tatC gene encoding twin-arginine translocase subunit TatC produces the protein MAKKNVNEMSFLDHLEDLRWLLVRSTIAVIIMAMVTYTISDYLFDTIIFGPTRPTFFTYVYFCELSHSLGFADSICITEMPFIIQNTQMEGQVNVFIWICILFGFILSFPYILWEVWKFISPALYKNEKKNAKVFIFFSSLLFFLGVIFGYFVVIPMSVNFVATFTVSPTVLNQFTLDSYIGMVKTSVIASGLFFELPIIIYFLTKLGLVTPNFLRTYRKYAIVLVLIIAAIVTPPDVVSQTIVAIPMLIIYEASIFLSVLVAKKEKNN, from the coding sequence ATGGCAAAAAAAAACGTAAACGAAATGTCGTTTCTTGATCATCTTGAAGATTTAAGATGGTTATTAGTTCGAAGCACTATTGCTGTAATTATTATGGCAATGGTAACCTACACCATTAGTGATTATTTATTTGACACGATCATTTTTGGCCCTACCAGACCTACTTTTTTCACCTATGTCTATTTTTGTGAACTCTCACACAGTCTGGGTTTTGCCGACAGCATCTGTATTACCGAAATGCCTTTTATTATTCAGAACACTCAAATGGAAGGACAGGTAAATGTATTTATATGGATTTGTATCCTTTTTGGATTCATCTTAAGTTTCCCATACATATTATGGGAAGTTTGGAAATTCATAAGTCCGGCACTTTATAAAAACGAAAAGAAGAACGCTAAAGTGTTTATCTTTTTCTCTTCGCTATTATTCTTTCTTGGAGTTATTTTTGGTTATTTTGTAGTAATCCCCATGTCAGTAAATTTTGTGGCAACCTTTACCGTCAGTCCTACTGTACTCAATCAGTTCACCTTAGATTCATACATTGGAATGGTAAAAACCTCAGTAATAGCCAGTGGATTATTTTTTGAATTGCCAATAATTATATATTTCTTAACCAAACTAGGACTGGTAACTCCTAATTTTTTAAGAACATACCGTAAATACGCCATTGTACTTGTACTAATTATAGCCGCCATTGTTACTCCTCCTGATGTGGTAAGTCAGACTATTGTAGCCATCCCGATGCTGATAATATACGAAGCAAGTATATTTCTTTCGGTCTTAGTAGCCAAAAAAGAAAAAAACAATTAA
- the lptB gene encoding LPS export ABC transporter ATP-binding protein, translating to MILRADNLVKTYKGRSVVKGISVEVNQGEIVGLLGPNGAGKTTSFYMIVGLVKPNAGNIYLDDTDITHFPMYKRAQQGIGYLAQEASVFRKLSIEDNILSVLQLTKLSKEAQIAKMESLIAEFSLEHIRTNRGDLLSGGERRRTEIARCLATDPKFILLDEPFAGVDPVAVEDIQRIVAQLKNKNIGILITDHNVQETLAITDKTYLMFEGGILKAGKPEELVEDEMVRRVYLGQNFELRKKKLEF from the coding sequence ATGATTTTAAGAGCCGATAATTTAGTAAAAACATACAAAGGAAGAAGTGTGGTAAAAGGCATTTCGGTTGAAGTAAACCAAGGAGAAATCGTGGGTTTATTAGGGCCTAATGGAGCCGGAAAAACCACTTCTTTTTACATGATTGTTGGATTAGTAAAACCAAATGCCGGAAACATCTATCTTGATGATACCGATATCACCCATTTCCCAATGTACAAAAGAGCACAGCAGGGAATTGGTTATCTGGCACAGGAAGCTTCTGTTTTTAGAAAACTAAGTATCGAAGATAATATTTTGAGTGTTTTACAACTGACCAAGCTTTCAAAAGAAGCCCAAATTGCTAAAATGGAAAGCCTGATTGCCGAATTTAGTCTGGAACACATTCGTACTAACCGTGGTGATTTACTCTCCGGAGGCGAACGCCGTAGAACTGAAATTGCACGTTGCCTTGCTACGGATCCTAAATTTATCTTACTGGATGAACCTTTTGCCGGAGTTGACCCCGTAGCTGTTGAGGATATCCAAAGAATTGTAGCGCAATTAAAAAATAAAAATATCGGAATCTTAATTACCGATCATAACGTTCAGGAAACTTTAGCCATTACCGACAAAACCTATCTGATGTTTGAAGGAGGAATTCTAAAAGCCGGAAAACCGGAAGAATTAGTGGAAGACGAAATGGTACGTAGAGTGTATTTAGGACAAAATTTCGAATTAAGAAAGAAGAAATTAGAATTCTAG
- a CDS encoding DUF5808 domain-containing protein, whose product MKEDEKPSKETLEKWSKDPNNWIWGMFYYNPKDKRIFPPKKIEWMGFTTNFANPKSVLTLIGMMLFFALMVLLIQKTK is encoded by the coding sequence ATGAAAGAGGACGAAAAACCTAGTAAAGAAACCTTAGAAAAATGGTCTAAAGATCCGAACAATTGGATTTGGGGAATGTTTTATTACAATCCAAAAGACAAACGCATCTTTCCTCCCAAGAAAATTGAGTGGATGGGCTTTACAACTAATTTTGCAAATCCTAAATCAGTACTTACTTTAATTGGGATGATGTTATTCTTTGCTTTAATGGTATTACTAATCCAAAAAACAAAATAA
- a CDS encoding glycoside hydrolase family 25 protein, whose protein sequence is MAKQNNRRRTTSGKSKKKTSVFRKKLIKLAVVAVTVLLFFGIIYHYRNGLAYYFSFKTDKVLDNEAREKRLSDVRNFQVLEKNESKAIGIDVSEYQDEIDWDAVRTLDNDYELSFVFVRATVGNNRLDKRFRENWQGAKENNIIRGAYHYYRPNENSLEQAELFIKTVRLQKGDLPPVLDIEKLPENQSMERLKIGLKRWLNAVEEHYKVKPIIYTGERYYDDFLKEEFSDYLFWIANYNFYREKLDEDWLFWQFTEKASVSGINGNVDVNIFNGDIEQLRFITKE, encoded by the coding sequence ATGGCAAAACAAAATAATCGACGCCGAACCACTTCCGGAAAATCAAAAAAGAAGACTTCAGTTTTTCGAAAAAAACTCATTAAGTTAGCTGTTGTTGCAGTGACTGTTTTGCTGTTTTTTGGAATTATTTATCATTATCGAAATGGTTTGGCTTATTATTTTAGTTTTAAAACCGATAAGGTTTTGGACAATGAAGCCCGTGAAAAACGACTTTCGGATGTGCGGAACTTTCAGGTTTTAGAAAAAAATGAATCGAAAGCCATAGGAATTGATGTTTCGGAATATCAGGATGAAATTGACTGGGATGCCGTGCGTACTTTGGATAATGATTATGAGTTGTCTTTTGTTTTTGTCCGCGCTACTGTTGGGAACAATCGGCTAGATAAAAGATTCAGGGAAAATTGGCAGGGAGCCAAAGAAAATAATATTATCCGAGGGGCTTATCATTATTATCGTCCTAATGAAAATTCATTGGAGCAAGCCGAACTTTTTATAAAAACCGTTCGCTTGCAAAAAGGCGATTTACCTCCTGTTTTGGATATAGAAAAACTACCGGAAAATCAATCGATGGAACGCTTGAAAATAGGTTTGAAGCGTTGGTTGAATGCTGTTGAGGAACATTACAAAGTAAAACCGATTATTTACACGGGAGAGCGTTATTATGATGATTTCCTAAAAGAAGAATTCTCCGATTACTTGTTTTGGATTGCCAACTATAATTTTTACCGGGAAAAATTAGACGAAGACTGGCTCTTTTGGCAGTTTACTGAAAAAGCTTCCGTTTCCGGTATAAACGGCAATGTAGATGTCAATATCTTTAATGGAGATATAGAGCAACTACGATTTATTACAAAAGAATGA
- a CDS encoding CDP-alcohol phosphatidyltransferase family protein, whose protein sequence is MNIKKHIPNAITLLNLFCGCIAMVFVSNQDFEMAFFFVFLGIFFDFFDGFFARLFKVTGELGLQLDSLADMVTSGVVPGYVMYYLLVNSQHEISTCPYIPFLGFIITLGSCYRLAFFNIDTRQTDSFIGLPTPANSLFMLSLPLVIKYSDSFAAFEMLTSQWVLLLITAFSAYILNAEIPLFALKIKKFTLKDNLLQIGFLTLSVLLLVFFQYAGVPLVIIAYVLLSILNNRFSLDGKTK, encoded by the coding sequence ATGAATATTAAAAAGCATATTCCTAACGCCATTACGTTACTAAATCTTTTTTGTGGTTGTATTGCCATGGTTTTTGTGAGTAATCAGGATTTTGAAATGGCTTTTTTCTTTGTGTTTTTAGGGATTTTCTTTGACTTTTTTGATGGTTTTTTTGCCCGTTTATTTAAAGTTACGGGTGAATTAGGTCTGCAATTGGACTCCTTAGCCGATATGGTTACCAGCGGCGTAGTACCGGGTTATGTAATGTATTATTTGTTAGTAAACAGTCAGCACGAAATTTCGACTTGTCCTTATATTCCTTTCTTGGGATTTATCATTACGTTGGGATCTTGTTATCGTTTGGCGTTTTTTAATATTGATACCCGTCAAACCGATTCTTTTATTGGTTTACCTACACCGGCTAATTCTTTGTTTATGTTGAGTTTGCCTTTGGTAATCAAATATTCCGATTCTTTCGCGGCATTCGAAATGCTCACTAGTCAATGGGTTTTGCTATTGATTACTGCTTTTAGTGCTTATATTTTAAATGCCGAAATTCCTTTGTTTGCTTTAAAAATCAAGAAATTCACATTAAAAGATAATTTGCTTCAAATTGGTTTTCTGACATTGTCGGTTTTGTTGTTGGTATTTTTTCAGTATGCCGGAGTCCCATTGGTAATCATTGCTTATGTATTATTATCAATTTTGAACAATAGATTTTCATTGGATGGCAAAACAAAATAA
- a CDS encoding lipoprotein N-acyltransferase Lnb domain-containing protein, translating into MVNIFLSKKTVFLVFLLSFFNAVCAKSIQLSKEASVSVITCGVGNESYSLFGHTAIRIKDAVNFVDAVYNYGAFDFNTPNFVPKFAKGDLQYFAVVNRYSDFINQYSYENRSVDEQELQIPLTLKQQLFENLNNSLASGGSHYTYKFIDKNCTSMVVDIINKTLGETVITKKTDTELTYRSILYPYFDHHFYEKLGTSIIFGSKVDAMGTKLFLPLELQKSLKLIQYKNQALAPKNQTLLHFEESHPSSWWNNIYSYLIALGLLVIWNKKRVHYVYFATMGLLGLFFLFMGFYSNHLELANNYNVLLFNPTLLILCFFYATKNRAWTYKLSLFNLCLSLIYLVVLINKAHLLIVLPLLLTSAYFLIQLALKNKKPIPIII; encoded by the coding sequence ATGGTGAATATTTTTCTTTCTAAAAAAACAGTATTTCTTGTATTCCTTTTAAGTTTTTTTAATGCTGTTTGTGCAAAAAGCATTCAATTATCCAAAGAAGCTTCGGTAAGCGTAATCACTTGTGGCGTTGGAAACGAATCTTATTCTCTTTTTGGACATACTGCTATTCGAATTAAAGATGCGGTTAATTTTGTAGATGCTGTTTATAATTATGGTGCCTTTGACTTCAATACGCCTAATTTTGTTCCAAAATTTGCCAAAGGAGACCTTCAATATTTTGCTGTAGTCAATCGTTACAGTGATTTTATCAATCAATACAGCTATGAAAACCGTTCGGTTGATGAGCAGGAACTCCAAATTCCACTTACACTCAAACAACAACTTTTTGAAAATCTAAATAACTCATTGGCATCAGGAGGTAGTCATTATACCTATAAATTTATTGATAAAAACTGTACTTCGATGGTAGTGGACATTATCAATAAAACTTTAGGAGAAACCGTAATTACTAAAAAAACAGATACCGAACTGACTTACAGAAGTATTTTGTATCCTTATTTTGACCATCATTTTTATGAAAAATTAGGAACCAGCATTATTTTTGGCAGCAAAGTAGATGCAATGGGGACAAAATTATTCCTGCCTTTAGAATTGCAAAAAAGCTTAAAGCTGATTCAATATAAAAACCAGGCTTTAGCTCCTAAGAACCAAACTCTTTTACACTTTGAGGAATCTCATCCAAGCTCCTGGTGGAATAATATTTATTCGTATCTAATTGCATTGGGTCTATTAGTTATTTGGAACAAAAAAAGAGTGCATTATGTTTATTTTGCCACAATGGGACTGCTGGGTTTGTTCTTTCTGTTTATGGGATTTTATTCCAATCATTTGGAATTAGCCAATAATTACAATGTTCTATTATTCAATCCAACATTGTTAATATTATGCTTTTTTTACGCTACAAAAAACAGAGCATGGACTTATAAATTAAGCTTATTCAACCTTTGTTTGTCATTGATTTATTTAGTTGTTCTAATCAACAAAGCCCATTTACTAATTGTTCTGCCTTTGTTACTAACTTCTGCCTATTTTTTAATACAATTGGCACTAAAAAACAAGAAACCAATACCAATCATTATTTAA